From a region of the Pseudodesulfovibrio senegalensis genome:
- a CDS encoding Ppx/GppA phosphatase family protein has product MKTSRRLILITLLAILLAGTGFYLLRGNNLTRRAALDIGSGSIKCKVADVDTKNGKIVHIVEQMWRKADFKESIARDPAKRIAPSVAAEGMNILRDFVAKSRELGATQFAAVGTQAFHEASNGREYFRTIRETLGIPAVIITQEQQACLGFEAARQHFDIPARSMVVWDIGAATIQLAARARNGSRLYSLGTQASVGFKNYVIEEIQHENLAFRQSPNPMSYSDVQKALRHARWLADTSTSEAMKRHIHAHDATVIGIGPVHAISIMGQILGKPWDKNDPSAPQKYTADQVRDALDHRFGMTDGAIGGDFANVQITNLILVLGYMEALDIQEVVPASINMADGLLVVGEIKDDQSSRMPKRAPDPGNSPESPAQ; this is encoded by the coding sequence ATGAAAACGTCCCGGCGCCTGATACTCATCACTCTGCTGGCCATACTGCTGGCCGGCACGGGTTTTTATCTGCTCCGCGGCAACAACCTGACGCGCCGGGCAGCGCTGGATATCGGCTCCGGGTCCATCAAGTGCAAAGTGGCGGATGTTGATACAAAAAATGGGAAAATCGTCCATATAGTGGAACAGATGTGGCGCAAGGCGGACTTCAAGGAAAGCATTGCCCGCGACCCGGCCAAACGTATTGCACCATCCGTTGCCGCCGAAGGCATGAACATCCTGCGCGACTTCGTGGCCAAGAGCCGAGAGCTGGGCGCAACCCAATTTGCAGCCGTGGGCACGCAGGCATTCCATGAGGCCTCCAACGGCCGGGAATACTTCCGTACCATCCGCGAAACGCTGGGCATCCCCGCCGTGATCATAACCCAGGAACAGCAGGCCTGCCTCGGATTCGAGGCCGCACGCCAGCACTTTGATATTCCCGCCCGTTCCATGGTTGTCTGGGACATCGGTGCGGCAACCATACAACTGGCAGCCAGAGCACGAAACGGCAGCCGCCTCTATTCGCTGGGCACACAGGCCTCGGTGGGATTCAAGAACTACGTCATCGAAGAAATTCAGCACGAAAATCTGGCCTTTCGCCAAAGCCCCAACCCCATGAGCTATTCGGATGTGCAAAAGGCGCTGCGTCACGCCCGCTGGCTGGCCGACACATCCACATCCGAAGCAATGAAACGGCACATCCACGCCCATGACGCCACGGTCATCGGCATTGGTCCGGTGCACGCTATCAGCATCATGGGACAGATACTGGGCAAACCCTGGGACAAAAACGATCCGTCCGCCCCGCAAAAATATACCGCGGATCAGGTCCGCGATGCGCTGGACCATCGGTTCGGCATGACGGACGGAGCCATTGGCGGCGATTTTGCCAACGTGCAGATCACCAACCTGATTCTTGTGCTCGGCTACATGGAAGCTCTGGACATACAGGAAGTGGTTCCGGCAAGCATCAACATGGCCGACGGGTTGCTGGTTGTGGGAGAAATCAAGGACGATCAGTCCAGCCGAATGCCCAAACGCGCACCCGACCCCGGGAACAGCCCGGAATCCCCGGCCCAGTAA
- the ruvX gene encoding Holliday junction resolvase RuvX — protein MRALGIDFGIKRVGLAVCDPTETLCSPLVTIQRTSRQALFDEILEIIHNEKIEAVVVGLPLSLDGEDTLTTRQARNFAESLTRRTEIPVHLWDERLTSAQAEEELDMAGVYGKKRKQALDSQAATIILRSWLESAH, from the coding sequence GTGCGTGCGCTGGGCATCGATTTCGGCATCAAGCGCGTGGGACTGGCCGTGTGCGATCCCACGGAAACGCTCTGCTCGCCGCTGGTCACCATCCAACGCACATCGCGCCAGGCACTTTTTGACGAAATTCTCGAAATCATTCACAATGAAAAAATAGAAGCCGTGGTGGTGGGACTGCCGCTGTCACTGGACGGCGAGGACACCCTGACCACCCGGCAGGCCCGCAACTTTGCCGAGAGCCTGACCCGGCGCACGGAAATCCCCGTACACCTCTGGGATGAACGCCTGACCTCGGCACAGGCCGAAGAGGAACTGGACATGGCAGGCGTATACGGAAAAAAACGCAAGCAGGCCCTGGACAGTCAGGCTGCCACAATCATACTCCGCTCATGGCTCGAAAGCGCACACTGA
- the mltG gene encoding endolytic transglycosylase MltG: protein MARKRTLIIILILLGLAAVAAGTHVGLEAWREHRFLTVPPEQAGHDVLFRVSKGQPLSTIARNLKKQNIITDTRRFLALAVRQGKSQSARAGQFRLNTSWLPDAVLTELTSTPGIMKRIGFREGLNWWQTARIAARADMGTVQEFDAAVHDRDLLQRYGIPADSVEGYLFPETYLISPPARDRAKVMVATMLDQFFAEAAKAWPAGLPPRTKIHKAVILASLVEKETGKASERRRIAGVFANRLKRGMLLQTDPTIIYGLGPDFDGNLRRSHLKDKTNPYNTYMHPGLPPGPICSPGLDSLRAVLDPEPHNYLYFVAKGDGTHHFSATLAEHNRAVHKYQIRRNRNTYRSYEKKDASPKNRK, encoded by the coding sequence ATGGCTCGAAAGCGCACACTGATCATCATACTCATCCTGTTGGGGCTGGCCGCTGTGGCAGCCGGAACCCACGTTGGGCTGGAAGCGTGGCGTGAGCACCGTTTTCTGACGGTGCCGCCCGAACAGGCCGGGCACGACGTACTCTTCCGCGTCAGCAAGGGGCAACCCCTGTCCACAATCGCCCGCAACCTGAAAAAACAGAACATCATCACCGACACCCGCCGGTTTCTCGCCCTCGCCGTGCGGCAGGGCAAATCCCAATCGGCGCGGGCCGGGCAATTCCGGCTCAACACGAGCTGGCTGCCGGATGCCGTTCTCACCGAACTGACATCCACGCCCGGCATCATGAAACGCATCGGCTTCCGCGAAGGGCTGAACTGGTGGCAGACCGCCCGCATAGCCGCGCGTGCCGACATGGGCACGGTGCAGGAGTTCGACGCCGCCGTGCACGACAGGGACCTGCTGCAGCGATACGGCATCCCGGCGGACAGCGTCGAGGGCTACCTGTTCCCGGAGACATACCTGATCTCTCCGCCTGCCCGGGACAGGGCAAAGGTCATGGTGGCCACCATGCTGGACCAATTCTTTGCCGAGGCAGCCAAGGCATGGCCCGCAGGTCTGCCCCCACGCACAAAAATCCACAAGGCCGTGATCCTGGCCTCGCTCGTTGAAAAGGAAACCGGCAAGGCTTCCGAGCGCCGACGCATTGCCGGGGTGTTCGCCAACCGGCTCAAGCGCGGCATGCTCCTGCAGACCGACCCCACCATCATCTACGGACTGGGGCCGGACTTTGACGGCAACCTGCGCCGCAGCCATCTCAAGGACAAAACGAACCCCTACAATACGTATATGCACCCGGGGCTGCCCCCGGGCCCCATCTGTTCGCCCGGGCTGGACTCCCTGCGGGCGGTCCTCGACCCCGAACCGCACAACTACCTGTACTTCGTGGCCAAGGGTGACGGCACGCACCATTTCAGTGCCACGCTGGCCGAACACAACCGGGCCGTGCACAAGTACCAGATCCGCCGCAACCGCAATACCTACCGCTCCTACGAAAAAAAAGACGCCAGCCCAAAAAACAGAAAATAA